GGGAAGAACTGTGCTGGGCCAAGCTTACGTGGTCTTAGAAAAGGCTAAACCTTAGGCTTAGGGTCACGCCTGAGGGTCTGTGCCAGGGAACGCTTGTCCTGCCCCTAGGCTAGGAGTCTCTACCAGGCTTAGGCCACATTGAAAGAAAGCGCAGAGTCAGACAGCGTGTCCGGCAGACACGCGATGTGCGCCTCAGCACTTTCCGTTGTCATCCATGCGGGCTGGGACCAGATCGGTGACTCCCCTGCCTATGCAGACCAGAGCTGACCAAAGCCTGCCAGCTGACTCAGCTCGCACACCCCGCCCGGATTCCACAGGGAGAGGCAGCCAGACATGGCTATAAAGCGGCTAGCACCAGGCTCGCGCGCAGCCTCTCCATTTTCCGTAGGTGCGGTGCTCACTCAATCGGTGAGTACTGGGGAGAGACCGAGGGAGTAACCAGGGAACCTCCCCTCACGCCCGCCCCGCACAGCAGGGAGCCTATGCCCAGAGTCAGGCCGGATCCAGCCCCTAGATTTCTCATACCCTACTGGGGATGGACAGGTTAGGCTAAAGTAGAGGGTTCCCGAGAATTTATCCGGTGATCCTGCCCTTCCTATCTGCAGCGACCATGAGTAGCGCCCCCGCGCCGGGCCCGGCGCCCGCTTGCCTTACGCTCTGGGACGAGGAGGACTTCCAGGGTCGCCGCTGCCGGCTACTGAGCGACTGTGCCAACGTCTGTGAGAGGGGAGCCCTGCGCAGGGTGCGCTCAGTCAAGGTGGAAAACGGCGCGTGAGTGATCCTCCTGTGGCTGATGGGCCAATTTAggggtttttttcttctctccctcccaccctagCCATCCTAGCCCGGACTTCGACCTACACGCCATTGTGCCATAGACAGACTCATCAAGGAGAGAAATCCTTGTCCTCTCCAGTACTCCCAACCTTCCCCAAGACACAGACAAGAAGCAATCACGGGGCCCGCCCTGAAACCTCAACGTTTTCTTTGTGCAAAGTCAGGTGGCTTTGCGGAGACTGGATCCTTTGTGCTGTGCCCGTCTGGGTTTCCTAGAAGCCAGCTTGGGGTCCTGAAGATAGCGGAGGCTCCTTCACCGCTATAGCAGGACGGAGAACGGTTGGCTGCCTCCCGTGTGCAGTCACATAAAACCCAGAAGAAAGTCCTTGGTCCGGTGATTTTTGTAACATTCCTGAAACATTCCTTCTAACTGCTGGCCATAACTGGGAATCCTGGGCCTTTCTAATAATCTCAGAGACACCAGGGTTGGGGCTTTCAGTTTCCAGAGGAGCTGGTGTATCTAGGGAATGGTCTAGCGATGGAGAAATAGTTTGGGTCCCTGGGTCTTTCCAACCATAGCAAACAAGGTGAtgatggaggagagggagagtgagCCTCTCAGTTCCTCTTCGCTTTTTTCAGATGGGTGGCCTTCGAGTACCCCGACTTCCAGGGACAGCAGTTCATTCTAGAGAAGGGAGACTATCCTTGCTGGAGTGCCTGGAGCGGAAGCAGCGGCCACCACAGCAACCAATTGCTGTCCTTCAGGCCAGTGCTCTGTGCGGTGAGCACAGcccacttccccacccaccccatctcctGCCGCCTAGCTCCAAGCCCCAACCAAAGTGTGGTTGCTTGAAACACCTACTGCCCCCGCCACAGGATGTATGAATAAACTCTTGGGTGGGTGGCAGTGGCATCACTtctgagccaaaaaaaaaaaaaaaaaaaaaaaaaaaaaaaaaaaaaaaaaagtctaaaaattGGGATTGTGGACCCAGCCCTGGATCAGCACCACGGACAGCACCAAGGACCAGTGGGGTCCTTCTCTTTCAATTCACCATATGTGTAAGGAGCCTAAACTGTAAGATGTCACACAGCTCTGGAAGGCTGACATGGCTACTGTTGGCCCCCTGCACAGTCTTAGAAAATGCAGTTTAGAGGCATAATGTAACTTAACAATGTGACTTAACACGGTCAAACAGGTTAACATGTAGATGACACTAGAATTCAGTCCAGGGATCAAGGCTGAGATCAAGGGTCAGTGTCACCATGTTTCTGTacataggatgtgtgtgtgtgtgtgtgtgtggtgtatgtgtggtgtggtgtgtgtgtgtgtgtgtgtgtgtgtcccagaaaGGAGGTCCTCACTCTACATTGGTTCTCAGTTAGGTATTAGTCCTGAGGCTGGTGGTGGATATCAGAGGACCCAACCCTGTCCATTTTCTCTGTTCCAAGAGGCCGTGAGGGACCATAACCTCTCAGGAGGAAGACCCCTATGTTAGAGAGGCCAGATGCAACCAAACTGCCACGCCCACCTTTTCTGACTGTTCTATCCAGTACTCCTTAGCTAAGTCCTGATCTGTGGGGAGGCATTGATGGGGAGCTAGGCAAGGGGTTGAGTTGGGTGGTCAGTGAGATGCTTAGAAAAATGTCCTAGTTAATGggctagacatttttttttctcagaactcATGTTTCCTCCAAAAAAATAGGCTCAGGGGAAAATAGTGGTGCATTCCTATATTTCCATCTACTtcggaggctgagacagaaattgaaggccagcctagCATACtcaaagtcctgggtttgatcctcattaccacaaaaaaaccaaacaaaccaacaaaccaacaaaacaaaacaaaacaaaacaaaaacagagactaCTACAACAAAAAAGGTTCCTGTCACAGGAGTCCCTTTAGCATTGACTTCAAAGAATCTCTGGGAAGTCTCTAGTCTTCACACCTAAATCTGTCTTGGTAGGACCCAGGTAGAATCTCTGAACGTTCCAGCTGGCCAGACTTACTAGGAGCTGATGGGGCAAACTCCGGAAACGCTTAAGAGGCAGCACGATGTGTGCTGAGCAGGAAGTGGGTGACTGGGGTTAAGACTCTCCAGGGACATCTATAAACTGCCCCCACCCATTTCTGTGCCTCAGAACCACAGTGACAGCCGTGTGACACTGTTTGAGGGGGAAAACTTCCAGGGCTGCAAGTTCGAACTCAATGATGACTACCCATCACTGCCTTCCATGGGCTGGACCAGCAAAGATGTGGGGTCCCTCAAAGTCAGCTCCGGAGCGTGAGTCCTGGGGCTGGaacagaggggaagggaagggtgggaAGTCCATGAGCACAAaagagaaggtgggggaggggagggtgccAGAGGCTAACAGAGAGACTGGGAGATGAGTGGGGAGGAAGTGAGAAGATAGAAAGAGGAGAGGCCATGTAGGCCAGGAGCCAGGGGAGCACAGGTGGGAGTCGGGGTTGAGTAAGGAGGAAACGAAGGGTGCATGTAGAAACCAGGTTAAGACAGATCTCAGGAAGACGCAGAGCAAAAGGCAGAGGAGCTGAAACGGTGTTTCTGGAGTCGGTAGCTGGAGAAGGAGGCACTGATGGGACCACAGGGTGGGGGAGAGGCAGAGCCTGCTCACTAACATTTTCCTTGCTGTCCTAGGTGGGTGGCCTACCAGTACCCTGGCTACCGAGGCTACCAGTATGTCTTAGAACGGGACCGGCACAGTGGGGAGTTTCGAACCTACAGTGACTTCGGCACACAGGCCCACACTGGGCAGCTGCAGTCCATCCGGAGAGTCCAGCATTAGGTTTCACCTTTCCAGGCCCCACCCTTAAGATTCTCAATAAAAGCTCTAGAATCTActgtccctcttgcctctttcttgGTGTCTTgctgtatgtgcgtgtgtatgtgcatgtgtgtgtgcatgtgtgtgtgttcatgtgtgtgatggAATCTAGAACTTTGTGTTTTTGGACTAGTAACCTCTGATTCTTATACTTCTGAAAATTGTTCCCTCCAACCAAGGGCTCTCAGAAAGCCCCAGAACCTTTACCTAACTTAGATGATCATGGATATACTCTATAGGGGAACAGCTAGCAATAGCTGTGGGATCCAATAAGATGGATGCAGCCTCATCTTGCCCTGGGAAGGACCCATCAATATAGGTCGAAGCATTGAAAGCCCAGATGTGCCTCTGCCATTTTTTAGATAGACCAACAACCCTACCCTAAAGAAGGGTCCACACCTGAATTTCAGCCACCACATACTCCCTGGACCAGGAACCATCATGTAGGACACGAATACCATCATACCATGAGCTGTATACAAAAGCTCTGCTTGGTCCTTCAActctcctcccccgcccccacccccaccacccggGGCCATCTTCAGTTTGCATCTTCACCCTGGCTTCCAGCAAGCCAGGGAAACCTgactgtctttctttccttccctggaAAAGAATTAATGGGAGGTCCCACTATCCACTTCTACAGAAGAGGGTCCATCCCTCTGAGCAGTCTGGAGACTATAATACCAATCATTTGTATCTCCTGTGATATTAAACGTTGACACCTACCTGTAAACAAaaactatttctctctctctctctctctctctctctctctctctctctctctctctctctctctctctctgtgtgtgtgtgtgtgtgtgtgtgtgtgtgtgtgtaggggctgACTATTTAATAAGAACCCTCTGAGAATGTGTGGGATATTGGGGAAAAATCTGGAGCAGTGAATACAGGGCCCTCCACCTTCCCTGCCAGGAATCTAAAGACCAAGGATCCCAGCTCTCAGTGGGTAGAATTTTGCGTAAATTCTGACCTGGCTCTAGAGTCTCTAGCTTCTGTTGCTCCAGCTGTGATGCTCCAGCTATCTTCCATTCTTCATCTATCTCACTGGCAAAGAAATTGGGCTTAAAGGGGTCACCAGTTCAGTGACTATGCCAGGGTTGGAAGATAGGTCCCCAGATGCCAAATCCAGGTTCAGTTAAGGCTAATTTGAGCTGTGATTTAAAAACTCAATCTTCAACAGAGCCTGAGATATATGTGGGTTTCCTGGGTTGCATATTCAGATGCAAACTGAAGATGGCcctggtgggggggggcagggaggagagttGAAGGACCAAGCTTTTATCAAAAGCTAAATGCAGAACTTGGTCCTTAAGCACTCACCATGTTCCATCTTATTAAAAGCTCACAAAATTCAGATGTTTAGATATTCAATTTTAAGGTGACAAGACTAGGTACAAGTCACATGACTAGGAAATAGGCAAGACTCCAGAACCCAGAGCTGAATGGAGAACCCAGCCTGGCTATCTCCTCACTACCTATTGCTATAAAGAGGTAGTGAGCAATAGAGTGCTGGTATCTTCTCCAGGATGAGCGGCCTCTGGAAAACATCAAGAGGTTACCTTTAgggaccaggtgtggtggcactcaggaggcagaggcagggagatctctgtaagttcaagaccagcctggtctacaaagtgggttCTAGaatagcaagggctacacagaaaccctgtctcaaaataataaaataaagaagaagaagaagagaaagaggaggaggaagaggaggaggaggaggaggaggaggaggaggaggaagaagaagaagaagaagaagaagaagaagaagaagaagaagaagaagaagaagaagaagaagaagaagaagaagaagaagaagaaacaatctTTAGGGCCTGCTGGAAGGATCCTAATAGTTTGCTGGTCTTGAGTTTGTTTGGTCCAGCTTTTACCAGTTTCTTAGGTTTTTCGGATCTGGGGTTCCATTCTGCCTTCCACACCTATCATCCTCTGATGGCTTTCAAGGACAGACTGAAGTAGTATTGAGAGTATTGACCTCTGCTCTCCTATTCTGGACATGTTGGTGGTCTGTGGACTCAGAAGGAACCATGACACACAGCTTGACAGTGAGACAATAGAAGGGGAGCTACcgaggactctctctctctctctctctctctctctctctctctgtctctctctctctgtctctctctctgtctctgtctctctctctctgtctctctctacctctctgtcaTTGACTTTTAACCTGCcatcaggaagaggaggaggaagtagagtGGGGAGACTTCcctacatatacacagacacacacacacatacacacacacacacacacacagagagacacaacacaacacaggctggagttatcacagagaaaggagcttcagctggggagatgcagctgtggggcattttctcagtttgtgatgaagtggggagggccccttgtgggtggtgccatccctgggctggtgggcaCAATCCTgagagcaagccatgggaagcaagccagtaaatatcctccctccatggcctctgcatcagctcctgcttcctgacctgcttgagttccagtcctgacttcctttagtgatgaacagcaatgtggaaatgtaagctgaataaaccctttcctccccaacttgcttcttggccacgATGTTTTGtccagtaatagaaaccctgactaagactgtgtgtgtgtgtgtgtgtgtgtgtgtgtgtggagagagagagagagagagagagagagagagagagagagagagagagagagagagagagagagacagagacagagacagagagagagagatgaggccaCAGGGGTGGAAGTGAGGCAGAGCCTCCTCACTTTTCTTTGCTATTCTAGGTGGGTGGCCTACCAGTACCCTGGCTACCAGTATGTCTTAGaataggatacacacacacacacacacacacacacaccagtgtctCACCCCTTCAGTACCTAAGATCCCTGTAGGTAAGGCTGAGCACAGAGCTTgagttggtgatgcttgcacaGCACACAGTCTCCGGGAAGACACCGCTCTgaactcctctcccttcctctcagcCTCCTGCTGAGAGCATTCATGCCAGCTCCTCCCACTCTTACCTCTTGCTATTTCCTTCCGTCAACAGTATTTGAAAGGAGCACTAAGGGAGCACAGAGGAGGACTGAGATCTTGGCAGCACACTAAGGCTCCTTTCTGTGGCTCCCTAAgcttgtcccctcccctccccaaacacTCCACCCTCTCTGCCTTTGCTCCCGTCTGATTCTACGTCTGCATCCAAATCTCCATCCCAGTTTCCATAGGATTGTGTTGACTGCCTCTCAGCCTCCTCGTCTACTCCTTGGTCCCTTTGACTGGCAAAGATGAAGTCTCCAGTGATTTACAGCCACTGAGGGCCCACAGGATCCCTGGAGATCCCATGTAGGATATTTGCAGCAGTTCCTCATATAAACGCCCTAAGAACAAGGACCCTCCAGGAGGCTCACCCCCATTTCCAGCTCCCCCTCAACCCTGTATTTAAGCAAGAGAGAGGACGACCCAGAGAATAGCGGGTCTGACAGCAGCTTCCTCGATCATACGAAGTGTCACGTGGTTGCAGAAAAGGCACTCCTGATGCAGGGGCCCAAGTTCAGTCTCAGATCTGGGAAGTCTCACAGGTACCCAGATACCCTGGTCTACTTGGAAGCCACATCATGAATTAGCAAGGACACTTGTACAAGACAGAACCCTATTGTGATCCCTGTAACCCTAAGGAGCATGGAAGTGTTTGTGAGAATGGGGGAAGGATGGTAGAGACATTGTCGTGGTGAGAGGTGGGGAGATGAATCTACCAGAAAAACGCAGCTTGTATTCAGCATATATTGGTTGCGAGATGGCAGCTAATGCATAAGAAcagaatagattttttaaaaaagtaaaacaagaaggaaaggaagagaggaaacaggacaagAAAACCAATAGGCACAAAGCAGTAAGAAGACCTAGAAAGAAGGTGAGGAGAATAAAGAAGAGAGACTCAGAAGTTGCCAGGGGAGATGCCCCAGCGCCCGGCCTGAGGCACGGGGCcagacaagacaggaaaccaggaGATCGAGGAGGGGATCGGGTCTCTAGGGACCTAGAGAGAGAgtaggaaaaaaaggagggagaaggcaCGGGGGTGTGCAAAGATAAAGGGAGCCACGGGCGGCGCGGCAGCGCGGCTGGGAGCGCAGCGACAGGCGAGAGGGAGGGAAGCGGAAATTTAAAAGTGAAGATGCAGATAAGGCAGCCTGGAGACGGGGACCCgggcagggggaggaaaggggcgGAGAGCAAGcagtgagagaggggagggaggtggtAGGAAAGAGGGCTCCGGGGAAGGGACTTGAGGCTGTGGCCTCAGAGGTCCTAAGTGGGGCCAGCATTCCCGCCCCACCGATGTTTGCTAAGAGTCGGGGAGGTAGAAaaagacacacgcacacacactcctGGCCCCTTCTAAGCCCCGAACTGGAGCCCATCCCCCGCGTGTCGCCTGGGCTGCGGGGCGCGGGGGGCTGCCGGGTGCGCTTGGCTGAGGCGCAGCGCGTTGGAGACTTTATTGCGATGGGAAGATAagaggggcgggggcggggtcTGGGGGGCCGAGGCGGCCGCACTTTAATTAAAACGGAAATTGCGGCCCCTGCCCGCGCGGGGCCGGAGGGTTGCAAGCGGCCTTGTAGCTGGGAGCATCGCTCCAGGACCCCCTCCCTCCTCGCCACACCCTGGCTGCCCGCTCCCGCCAGGCCTTGCCGGACCCGGCGGCGTCTACTCTTCCCTCTCACCCACAGTCGCCACGGGCGGGGATCGGCACCCCAAGCGCAAAGCTGACGTGCCCCCCCCCGTGCcgtccccctccccatctcccaccGCCCAGTCCCCGGCAGCGATGAGACAGAGCGGCACCTCCCAGCCCCTGCTGATCAACATGTACCTGCCAGGTACCAGGGACCAGCCGGGGGCTGGAGGCACCAAGACCCTGGGCGGGAAGTCTAGGTCAGGGCGTGGGGCAAGTTCCGTGGACCAAAGGGGATGCTTCTGGAGAGTCgctttgtgggtgtgtgtgagggaCTGGTGGTTGTAGTTTGGGGCCTTCGGGGAACCTGCAAGGTAGACAGCGAGCTTCCGGGTTTCGGTGTGGCTCTAGAAGTCACGCAGACTCAGGATCGTAGGAAGCTGAAAGCAGGGGTCTTTGGGAGGTGGACTCCTGGCTCCAGCCTTGCCCAAGGCTGTAATCCGCTGGGCGTCGTCCCTGAGCCCTCAAGGGTCCTCACCTTCGTCCTCCAAGCGTTCTCACCGGCCCGAGACTTCCAAACACCCCTTTGCTCTTTACAAGGGGCTCCGCTCGCTCAGACTCGGCTAGCGCGATCCCCTCTGGGTTTTATAAGGCTCTAGCCGGCCCCTTCGGAAAGCGGATTTCCTTTTTCCTGGACGCGTTTCCTGACTTGGGCGCTACGGAGGGGCTCTGCGCCGGCTCGCGTCGCAGCCTAGCTTGGGAAGGAGGAGCTGGTGGCCCGGACCCCCAGAACACTGCTGCCCCCGGGCCCTTTCGGTCAAACCCTCAACTTCCGCCTAGGGTCTGCTTGACTGTTTTCTTCTGCGCCGCAGATCCCGTCGGAGATGGTCTTTTTAAGGAAGGGAAGAGCCCGAGCTGGGGACCCCTGAGCCCTGCAGTACAGAAAGGTGAGCTAGCTGATACACCGGGTTGATGGAGACGATGGGGCGAGGGTACGAGCTACTGCCACTAGACAGAGGGGCAGAGCGGTGTGCACCCCACGTTATGGAAAACATAAGGCGTGGTCAGATTGTGCAGAGGCCTTCAGGAGACACTGATTTTGTCCTTAACTTGGTCATTTTCTGAGCCCTGGTCTAGTCTGGTGCTAGGTTTTCGTGACAGGCCAGGCGAAGGGGATCTTGGCCGCCAGTCCTTTTCCTGACAAGTATGGTTTTTCCAAGCTTTTGTGGCATGGCCTTTGGTATCCTTTTTTGTGTCGGCTGTTTGGAACAAAGTCGTCGCATTTCCTGGCAAGGGGCCCCCAATAATTACTCTCCAGCCACCCGAGGCCTAAACCCTAGCCTGTGCTTCCTGGTCCCCTGCCGAAGTTGCTGACTCAGCCAAGCCAGCTCTGGCTTGTGTTTGATACCTAGGTTTGCTGCAGTAGATGACCGACTGGCCTGTTGGTGGCCGGCATTTCGATTCTTTCCCATAGCTCCTGCCCCAGCCAGTACCCTAACCTCACAAGAAGGCGGAAAAAGATGAGATTGGCAACTGTTTTTCTTTCCCAGAAGGAGGGGACGGTATCACCCAACAGGAACGTGGACCAAGTCTCCGTTGTTGCTCCCGCTTGGTCTCAGATGCGCCTTTTAGATCTAAGCTTCCCTGCTCTGAGCCGAAATCCTTCCTCCAGGGAACCAGCTAGCTCTTCACTGGTCTGATTTAAAGGAACTGGGGTAGAAACTGTGGGGGAAAGGGGAGCTTTGGGGTTCTGAGTCGATGACACTGGATAGGGAGGAAGCCAGTCTGTTTTATTCTGGAGGAATGGGAGGGGCGACAGTTTGTCCAGTCTGCTTGAGGCTTCAAAACaggacagagtgagttctaggtcactTACCCTCCTCCCCTTATCGCCTGCATATAACACCTGGCCACTATCAGTTACCCTGAGATCTGTAGGAAATCCAGCCGGGAATCCAGCACAGTCCTTTTGTAATCCTACCTCTTGGCCCACCACCCTCCCCCTCAGAGTTCTGACGTCTACTGCAGCAGCACAGAGGTCAGTGCACCTGGAGGTAGTGAGGATGGGGACCTCCTAGAGTAGGCCTCCTCTCTCAGTACACAGGGCCTCTCTTCTTGTCTGACACAATGATTCTTCAAGCTGGGCCTGTTTTACTGTATGCCTTTGGGTGGTAGGGACTGTCTACTGCTTGTATAGGCTAGACCAAGAATCTTCATCTCCATGCATAACTGTCCATTCCGTCTGGGTGTCTGGACAGGACCTAGGCTGGTTAGGCAGTTCACGTACCCGGCTGGCTTGCACCGCTGTGCAGTCTCTGCCTTAAATAAAGGAGACTGGCCGGGAGGGTAGGAGGGTCTGGTGTCTGGTCCTTACCTAGGAAAACCCAGCTTCGCCACCGCTTCTCCACATCCAGACAACCACAAAACAATATACCCGAGGTCCCCCAAAATGAAAACCGGCTCCATTGTGCTCTGATGGTCTACACTGGTTGAGTTGAATTCTGCTACACACAAGGACGCTTCCTTACCCTCTCCGATGTGGGTTGCTACTGGTTTGGGTTGTTTTCTTGCTTTACCTCTATGCGCCTAGTTCCAACCTGCCCCAGTCCTGTGGCTGACTACTCCCGTTCCCCCCACAGGCAGCGGACAGATCCAGTTGTGGCAGTTTCTACTGGAGCTGCTGGCAGACCGCGCGAACGCCGGCTGCATCGCGTGGGAGGGCGGCCACGGCGAGTTCAAGCTCACCGACCCCGACGAGGTGGCGCGGCGCTGGGGCGAGCGCAAGAGCAAGCCCAACATGAACTACGACAAGCTGAGTCGCGCGCTGCGCTACTACTACGACAAAAACATCATGAGCAAGGTGCACGGCAAGCGCTACGCCTACCGCTTTGACTTCCAGGGCCTGGCGCAGGCTTGCCAGCCGCCACCCGCGCACGCCCACGCCGCCGCAGCTGCcgctgcagccgccgccgccgcccaggaCGGCGCGCTCTACAAGCTCCCGGCCGGCCTGGCCCCGCTGCCCTTCcccggcctctccaaactcaACCTAATGGCAGCTTCGGCGGGTGTCGCGCCCGCTGGCTTCTCCTACTGGCCTGGCCCGAacgccaccgccgccaccgccgcgcTCTACCCCACCCCGGGCTTGCAGCCCCCTCCCGGGCCCTTCGGCGCGGTGGCCGCCGCTTCGCACTTGGGGGGTCATTATCACTAGACGGGACGGTCGGGTGCAGCGAGGTGGGGGTGGCTCCCATCCTCATCCTGGGAGGAGCCCCGAAGCTTGCCCCGACGTTCCTTTCACACAGATTTCAGTGCAGCAGCCGCGCCCAGCCCAGGGAAGAAAGGATGGGAAGCCTCCGAGGTCTTCCTTGAACACCCGGCTTCCAGGCCCCCCATCATCTTCGCCCCGGGAAGGGTGCATGTGCtcccattttattattttctcttccaggtctccagatTCTCGAACTCCcttgtctttttctcctctcaCCTGCACCCTGCTTCCCTCTTTACGacccccatttttctttctttttctgttttttttttttctcattttttttccctctcccgCGACCTACTCCAAACGGTAGTACCTCGAGGCTTCTCACAGTCTCCTTTTTCGGGATATGAGTACCCTCGCTAAACATCTCTGCCGTCTCCCATCCCTACCCCAACATTCTGGCTTCCCTTTCCCCCATCCCACACTCTGGCCCAAGGACCCCAGGCTGTATATATCCCTTTCGGCCCCATTAAAGCTCCCAAGCCCCCTACTGCCTCCTCTGTCCGCTCATTGCTGCATCAGGGCTCAGCGCAGGCAAAGCAGAAGGTCTCCAAGAGTGAGGGCCAGCAGCGTGGGTGTCCCGGAGTGAGGAGGATCCGGTGCGTGGGATCCTGAGAGGGGGCCTCCCTCACCCTCACTCCGTCCCATTTCACTCCAGCTTTCAATCCAACCAGCACCCCACTCCGCCTTCCTCCATCTCGCCCATCTCTTCACAGCATCTTATCCAGCCCGTGACCTTTTCCTCCATTCCATCCGAACCTTCCACCAGCCACTCTCCATTTTGCCCTAATTTACTACCTTTCTCGCCTCCACTCCCTGCTTCGTGCTGTTCTCCCAAGGCCATCTCTCACTTTCCTTCACAAACCTCCTGCTGCTCCCAGTAGCATTGGCTCT
The Apodemus sylvaticus chromosome 9, mApoSyl1.1, whole genome shotgun sequence DNA segment above includes these coding regions:
- the Cryba2 gene encoding beta-crystallin A2, whose protein sequence is MSSAPAPGPAPACLTLWDEEDFQGRRCRLLSDCANVCERGALRRVRSVKVENGAWVAFEYPDFQGQQFILEKGDYPCWSAWSGSSGHHSNQLLSFRPVLCANHSDSRVTLFEGENFQGCKFELNDDYPSLPSMGWTSKDVGSLKVSSGAWVAYQYPGYRGYQYVLERDRHSGEFRTYSDFGTQAHTGQLQSIRRVQH
- the Fev gene encoding LOW QUALITY PROTEIN: protein FEV (The sequence of the model RefSeq protein was modified relative to this genomic sequence to represent the inferred CDS: deleted 2 bases in 1 codon), which encodes MEVFDPLPPRHTLAARSRQALPDPAASTLPSHPQSPRAGIGTPSAKLTCPPVPSPSPSPTAQSPAAMRQSGTSQPLLINMYLPDPVGDGLFKEGKSPSWGPLSPAVQKGSGQIQLWQFLLELLADRANAGCIAWEGGHGEFKLTDPDEVARRWGERKSKPNMNYDKLSRALRYYYDKNIMSKVHGKRYAYRFDFQGLAQACQPPPAHAHAAAAAAAAAAAAQDGALYKLPAGLAPLPFPGLSKLNLMAASAGVAPAGFSYWPGPNATAATAALYPTPGLQPPPGPFGAVAAASHLGGHYH